From Paraglaciecola sp. L1A13:
TTTCCGTATGTGTTTATGGTCGGGATGGAAGAAGGCTTGCTGCCTCATCAAAGCAGCATTGATGAAGACAATATAGAAGAAGAGCGTCGCTTGGCCTATGTAGGGATAACCCGCGCGCAGAAAGAGCTTTTTTTCACCCTGGCTAAGGAGCGTCGCCAATATGGTGAAGTGATTCAGCCCGAACCGAGTCGATTTCTACATGAACTACCCGCTGATGATGTCATCTGGGAGATAAAAAAAGTTAAAGTTAGCTCTGAAGCCCGCCAGCAAAAAGGCCATACGGGCATTGCTCACCTGCGGGATATGATGAATAAAAAGTGACGTTTTAGCGCTCGATTGAGATGGCTGTTGGTTCCTCTAAATAGGATCCTTGGCCGAGTTCACAGCCGATCGAACGCAATAAATCTGCTTGCTCTTTGTCACTAATACCGGAAACGATGAGTTTAAAGTTCAGGTGCTGAGACATCGCTAACACCGATTGTATGAGCTTCAAATTCCGTTCTGAGCGAGATATGGTTTTAACAAACCGATGATCCACTTTGACAAAATCAAACGGATAAGAATACAAATAACTTAACGAGGCAAGACCACTACCAAAGTTATCAAGTACAAGTTTTATACCAGAGCGTTTTAAGTGCTTTATCGCTGGTAGGCTAAACTCGGCGCGGCGATTCAAATCGTTTTCATCAAATTCAAAGACTAAACGTTTAGGATCAATCTGCTTAGCTTTAATATCTTGTATCAGTTGCACGGCAGCTTCTGCTTGCGTTAGATAATGAATAGAAAGATTAACCGCTACTCGATAGTTTTCTTGTTTAGCATAAGGCGTGAGTTTTTTGCTTAACATAGCAAAAGCTGAATTCAGCATGTAGTTGTCCATCTCTACTACGAGGCCACTGTGCTCTGCAATTTGCCAGAAACTATCGCGATCCATAGCACCTAACCTAGGGTGCATCCACCGAATGCGACATTCGTCATACAGATGACTGGAGTCTCGCATATCGAAAACAGGATGAGAGTAAGCTTCAAAAGCGCCAATTTTTAATGTATTACGAAATTCACTTTCAACTTCCAGTTCTTCAAGTAGTTTCTTGCGCATAGTCAAATCGAAAACCACAAATTGGCCGCGGCCTTGGGATTTAGCTTGATACATTGCAGCATCTGCATCACGTACTACTTCACTGGCTGATTGATAACCGCTTTCAATATAAGCGATACCGATACTGGCACCAGAAAAAATCTCTCGCTCGTCGAGTACAAACGGCGCAGCGATAGAATTAATAATTCGTGCAGAAATCACTTCTACGTCATCTGGGGAGTCGAAATTGTCTAATAAGATAACAAACTCATCACCACCAAGACGGGCGAGTAAATCATGACTACGTATACAAAGACCAATACGCCTGGCTACCTCAATCAAAAATGAGTCGCCGGCGTGGTGGCCTATTGAATCATTAATTTGTTTAAAACGATCTAAATCGATAAAGACCACAGCAAAGTTATTATGTGGATAGCGTTTTTTATTTGCTAACGCCTGACTTAAACGAGCGTTGAACATAGTGCGGTTGGGTAAATTTGTTAAGGCATCATGATGGGCGTCATGTACTAATTTTTGCTGAATTGCTTTGCGCTCTTCAATTTGCTTTTGTAAATATTGATTGGTTTTGTTTAGCTCATCTGTGCGTTCTTTAACTTTCTCAGTTAACTGCTGATTATAAGCATGTATCGCGTCTGAAGAGCGCTTGCGCTCCAATGCCACCGCAATATGATGGGAGACAAAACGCAGTAGCTCCAAGTCGCGCAATGAGTAATGTTCATCTTGGCTATAGCTTTGTATTGCAATGACGCCAGATATTTCACCGTCAACGACTAAAGGTGAGCCTAGCCAAGAATTATTTTGTTCCAGCATGTTCTTTGCTGTAACAGCATCGAGCTCATTTTTTGCGGTTAACTCTTTGACTCTTGAAGGATTGATTAGCTCTGCAGTACCTGAGCGCAATACGAATTCCGTTAAGCCAAGTCCCACCTCGCGTGATTCGATTTGAGAGTTCATTTCATCAGAATAATAAGGAAATTCGAGTCGTTTTTTATCTGCGCTGATAGTTGATATATAACAGTTCGGTGCACTAATTAATCTGGCGATAACTTCGTGTAAGGAAGCGTAGAAGTCTGCCATGTTGCCGTCAACAGACGCTGATAACTCTGATATCTCAAATAATGCGTTTTGTAGCGACTCAACTTTTTGTCGTTCGTTTATTTCTTCTTGGAGTTCTTCGTTGATATTTTGCAGTTGCTTGGTACGTTCGCGGATCGTTAATTCGTTCATTTCGCGGCTTTTAACGCGATCGACTGTATTGACGATATGTTGCGAGACGAACAATAGGATGTCTAAATCTTCTTGGATATAGCGTATCGATTTATCGTAGCTCTGCACCACCATAGCGCCAATGACTTGGTTGCCTCTTTTTAATGGCACACCAATCCAATCTACTGGGCCTGAACCGATTTGTTGGACGTTAATTTCTTTGAGTTGCTGTTCGCGATTTTCTTCCGTTAAAAAAAGGTGGTTTCCGCTGCGCAGAATATAGCCGGTAAAACCTTCCATTAATTGACTGGCAGGGATCTGCCGTAATGCAACTTCGTCAAATTGATCGACAAAATAAACGAAATCAACCACTTCGTTTATTTGGTCATAAAATGCCACATAGAAATTTTGGGCATTCATAAAGCGTCCGATGATGTCGTGGATAGCAGGGTATAAGCGGGATAATTCATTGACTGAGCTCGCAAGTTCAGAGATATCAAAAAGTGATTTTTGAATAGCTTCTGAGTGCTTATATTTATCGGTGAGTTGTTGCAACTGAGGGATCAGTTCACGTAACTCTTCAATAGATAAGTTGTCAGAGATGTTGGTAGTTTCGGAACGAGACGATATTGCGTGCACAGAAATTCTATTTTTTATTATTTTTATAGAGTTGAAAATAAACTATTTGTTACAAAAAGGCCACCTTAGGGTGGCCTTTTTACTAACAATTTTTTGCTTTAAAACGATTAATTATAGACCTTCGATCATATGTTCAATAGCGGCTTTAATTTCATCATCGGAACAATCACCACATGTACCACGAGGAGGCATTGCGTTTAAGCCATTGATTGCATGTTGCCATACCGTGTCGAAGCCTTGCTCTAAGCGAGGGGCCCAGTCAGCAGCATTCTGAAACTTAGGCGCACCTAATACACCTGAGCTATGACATGCGACGCATGCTGATGAGTAGATGTCCGCACCTGAACGTGGGCCACCTGCTGAAGCCGTTTCTGCTTTAGCGCCGGCAATATGTACTTTGCCCACAGGTGCAATACGTGATTTTATATCGTCATCGGAGTTAATCGCAGCTTGCGCCGTGAAAATCGAGGCTAAACCAACAAACATGCACAACAAAATTTTACGTTTCACTATTTTCTCCACGTCAGGGGGTAGTCCTGTCATTCTTACGGATAATATTATGAATTGGATTATAACGACTAATTTAGTGTGAACAACCATTTATACTGCACAAATTATCCTACTTTAGTGTTTTTTGTCGGATATAACTGGCGAACTTGGGGATCCCATTCACGGTGAAATCATAATATTTGTAGGTGATTACCGAACCTATCGCTGGAGGATGGAGCCGTTCATCATCTGAAAAGCCGGTGCCGATTTTAAATTTTTTTCCATTGCTCATTTGTACAATAAGTGATCCCATCATGCCTAAGTATTTACCTTTTCCCGGTAAATACGCCAACACAGTGGCTTCTGCATCAAAATGTTTTTTAAGCTTTAGTACGTTATTACTACGACCCGATACATACAGTGCATCTTGATGGTGTAGCATCAATCCTTCCCCGCCTTTTGCAGTGACGTCGTCTAGCGCCTCCATAAGAGCTGATGTATTGGAAAATCGTTGCTGAGCAATGGCCTTTAGTTGAGGTAGGTTAGCTTGGCCTACTAACGCCTCTAACTTACTGAACCGTTCACTAAACGGTCCTAGATCTTCAGGCAAATCAAATATCATAAATTTTACGTCAGACCATCCGTCGCCGGGTTGTTGCGTTAAAACGATAGAAGCGGTTTTCTCAAATTTTTTACGTGCTATCCACAGTTCGCCATCTAAAAATTGGGTGGGAAAACCGCGAATAAACCAATCAGGTGCGGATATGGGATTGCCTGAACGGGTGATGAGCTGCCCGTTATTCCAGCGGGCCCGAATGCCGTCTAGTTTTTCACTGACCAAGTAATCCGTTATTGCAATGTCTTCATGATAGCGATTAGCCAGTTCAATGGCGGGCGGTATTTGGCCAAAAAGTGGATAACTATAAAGTGCATACGAATACAGCATGAAACCGAACAGGAAACGAAACATATTCAAACCTTCCATGGATGTAACTCAATTTACAGCCTAGTTCATAAGTGTTAGTTTGGAATAATTTGTATTAATTTTTTTGATCAAGCTACGCTCAATCGAGCAACGATATTGCTCGTGCGAACTTTAGCGATATCGTTATTTGTGACAGCAATATAAAGGCGATATCATTTACTTCATACCGCTAAATAACCAAGGAATATGACCTTGAATCCTACGCCACCCTAAGCATTTGTCTTTATCATAGGCGCTGACAGTTGCGTGTGAAACTTATCGCGCAATTGGCGAATATCTTCCGGTTTTTTAAATATAAACAACCACTTTCCTCGACCTTGAGGAAACATCTAACATTAGGTTATTTACATGCTCGAACATATGAAAAGAGACTGGTTCTCTAATATTCGTGGTGATGTGCTTGCCGGTATTGTCGTGGCATTAGCCCTAATACCTGAAGCCATTGCTTTTTCAATTATCGCCGGTGTTGACCCCAAGGTGGGTCTTTATGCCTCATTCTGTATTGCCGTCATCATCGCGTTTGTAGGCGGACGGCCAGGTATGATCTCCGCGGCAACTGGTGCAATGGCCTTACTCATGGTCACCCTTGTCAAAGAGCACGGGCTAGAGTATTTGCTGGCGGCAACGTTACTCACAGGGGTACTGCAAATAGTGGCGGGCTATCTGAAACTAGGTAACCTGATGCGATTTGTTTCACGCTCAGTGGTAACTGGATTTGTTAACGCGTTGGCTATTCTGATTTTTATGGCGCAATTACCTGAGTTAACGGACGTGACGTGGCATGTATACGCGATGACTGCGACGGGCCTCGGGATCATTTATCTTTTACCTTACATTCCCACCGTAGGAAAAATGATCCCCTCGCCACTGGTGTGTATTGTTGTTCTTACCATCGCGTCACTAGCACTCGGCTTAGATATTCGCACAGTGGGAGATATGGGAGAGTTACCAGACACCTTACCGATATTTTTGTGGCCTGATGTGCCGTTGAATGTAGAAACACTGATGATCATCTTACCTTATTCATTGGGACTTGCAGTGGTTGGTTTGCTTGAATCAATGATGACCGCGACGATTGTTGACGATCTTACCGACACGACCAGTGACGGTAATAAGGAATGTAGGGGTCAAGGGATTGCGAATATCGGAGCGGGTCTTTTTGGCGGTATGGCGGGCTGTGCGATGATAGGGCAGTCAATTATTAATGTGAAATCTGGCGGTAGGGGAAGATTATCAACTTTTGTCGCTGGTTTAGTGCTGATTATTATGGTCGTCTTTCTTGATGATTGGGTGCAAAAAATCCCGATGGCAGCGCTCGTCGCCGTCATGATAATGGTCTCTATTGGTACGTTTTCTTGGTCATCCATCAAAGATTTACGTACCCACCCATTATCGTCGAGTATTGTTATGTTAAGTACCGTCATCGTTGTTGTGGCCACACATAACCTGGCCATTGGGGTATTAATAGGCGTACTTTTGGCTACCTTGTTCTTCTCCAACAAAATCGGCCGCTTTATGGTAGTGAAATCGCTATATAGCGAAGCTGACAATGTTCGAACATACGAAGTAGTCGGTCAGGTCTTTTTTGCCTCCGCGGAACAATTTGTTAATGCATTTGATTTTAAAGAAGTCGCTGAAAAAGTAGTTATCGACCTTACTCACGCCCACTTTTGGGATATTACCGCTGTATCTTCATTGGATAAGGTGGTTATTAAATTCCGCCGGGAAGGAGCTACCGTGAATATCGTTGGCATGAATCAAGCGACAGAAACGGTCGTCGATAAGTTTGGCGTGCACAATGACCCCAAAGAAGTTGAAAAACTGTTTGGCGGACATTAAGGAGATAATGATGAAAAGTATAATTACCTGTTTAGACGGCTCCGCTATTACTTCAGCAGTGACAACCGCTGCTGTTTGGGCATCGAAAAAACTCAATAAACCTATTCTATTTTTACATACCTTAGCGAAAGAACAACAGCATGGTGCTGACGATTACACTGGTGCTATTGGTCTCGGTGCCCGTTCAGCCCTGCTTGAGGAAATGACAAAGCTAGATGAGCAACGCGGTAAAGTTGCCCTGCAGTTAGGCAAGCATTTACTTGATGACGCAGTGGAACAGGCACAAGTGGCAGGTGTTCAGAATGTCACCGCATTGCAAAGACATGGGGAGCTGGTAGATTCAATTGTCGATATGCAAGAGGATACGCGGCTTATTATTATCGGCCGTTGTGGTACGGGCCATACCGATGATGTCAGCGCTTTAGGGTCGAATATCGAAACCTTGCTGCGTAAGGCTGAAAATCCAGTATTGCTTATTCCTGAAGCATTCAAAGCGCCTGTTTCATTTATGATTGCTTATGACGGTCGAGAGGTCGCAGACAAAGCACTGCAAAGAATTATCGATGGTGGACTATTGCATGGTCTTCAATGTCATCTTGTTTCTGTGAAAAATAATGAAGCAAACTTGAAAGAAAAATTTACTTCAGCACAACAGAAATTAGAGGCAAAAGGATTTGATGTCATTGCGTCTTATATCGAAGGTAATATTCATGACTCATTAATGGCATACCAGAAGACCAATCAAATTGAACTCACTGTAATGGGGGCTTTCGGGCATTCCAAACTTCGGCAGTTTTTTGTAGGTAGCAATACTATGAAAATGCTTGAGCACAGCAAAATACCATTGATAGTATTGCGCTAAGGGACGAAAATTAGCTAGTGGAATCAAGTAGGACTTACTACAAGATTGAAGGAGGATAATTTTTCCAGACGATATTGACGTAAGTCCTCAGTCCCCCTAGTTGCAAAATAGAGCCTACGAGTGGCTCTCGGCAATAAACGTACTAGAGATTGAATTAGCCTCGTCCCTGAAATCGGGTGGGGTTACGACGTATGTATGGCCCCGGGTAATGCATGAGTGTTTAGCTTGATACAGCTAGGCTACACATGACTCGCTTTAGCTTGATTCTGAGCGGTATTTTATAGAATGAGACATCAAAAACAAAAAAGCCTCAACGGGTAACGTTGAGGCTTTCTTTAATAATGGTGCCCGGAGGCGGAATCGAACCACCGACACGAGGATTTTCAATCCTCTGCTCTACCGACTGAGCTATCCGGGCAAATCTGTTAACTTGGCTGGCTTGTGCCTGCTTCGTTGTGGGTGCGTATTAAACGGATTCTCGGCATTCAAGTCAACTACTTTATGCAAATTATTTACGCTTTTAGGTCTGTTTGCATGAAAAATATACTGAGCTGCTTATGTTATGCACAATTACTGTGAATCTAGGTCTAACTTCCTAAGCTTTTGGGGGAACGTAACCTTCAATATCAGGCTCTTTTCCTTCAAATAAATAAGCTTGCATCTGCGTTTCGAGAAAAGAACGTGCGCTTGGCTCCATCATATTCAATTTTTTTTCATTTATCAGCATGGTTTGCTTCTTCTGCCAACCTGCCCATGCTTCTTTGGAAATATTATCGAATATTCTTTTACCTAGTTCACCTGGGTAAAGTTGAAAGTCTAAGCCGTCTGCTTCTTTCTTTAAGTGCTGGCAAAATACCGTTCTGCTCATACTAATCCTCGTATTGTCAGTGAAAGGCCAGTGTGCACTAGCCTCGTTTTGTACATTCTAGCAAATTCATCGCCTTGAGGGAGAGATTGTACTCTACCCATTAGCGCACAGAGCAGCTTTCTTTTATCCGAAAAAACTGACCGACGATTATTGCACCTAAAAAATAAAACAACACAGGTGCCATTGTGACGCACATCAAAGGTAAAAATTGGGGATCGATCATGGCGTTTCCTTATGAGAGCGATCTCCCGCTAGTTTGTACACCAAAACAAAAAATAAAGGAACGAAGAACACAGCCAGCACAAACCACTAATATGACCGTCATGGGAATACTCCAATTTTCGTAAAGTGCGGCTAAACATAGAAAAACAATAAGAGTTTTTAATGCGAATGGAGCGCGCATACCGTCAAGCCATTAAATGTGGCCAGTTATTCCCAGACGTTGATATTAAACTCGTTGCGGTAACGGAAAATGTTTATTTTACAGGGATTATTAGCAGTTGGTTACTTAATCCCACGAGTTTTGCTCTGAGCGAACGTGCTGCTGTGTTAGTGGATAACTTTTTATATATGCTAATTAATAGTCCCTTTTTGCGCATAGCTAAAATGGACTAGTATGTTCGGTTCGACATTAAAGCTGCGTTTTACACACTGAAAGTAACTTTTTGGTTGGTGCAGCCAGACCGACATTTGGCGGGGATAGCAAGTCGTACCACATTTGCTGCGCCTCGTTTATCTTGTTCGTCACGGGTGTTTCAAGTTGTAATATCACCGGTTGAATGTCCAAATGAAAATGACTGAACGTATGGCGAAATGGCGCTAAGGTGATGGTTGAATAATTGGCCAATGCGAGTTCTTGGGCGCGTATGTTTACTGTGTCAATTGAATCCGCCTCATAAAACCCCCATAAACCACCCCATAAACCGCTGGGCGGACGCTGATAAATGAGTATTTGCGATTGCCACATGGGGATCAACATCACTGTGCTTTTGACCGGTATGGTCGTTTTAGGTTTTTTCGACGGTAAAGCACTCTGACGACCTTGTGCAAAAGCTAAGCAGTCTTGTTGCAAAGGGCAACTATCGCATTTGGGCTTGCTGCGTGTGCATATAGTGGCGCCCATATCCATCATGGCTTGGGTGTAATCATCTGTGCGCAGTTCAGGGGTAAGTGAGTCAGCGTATTGCCACAAAATTTGCTCAATATTCTTTTTACCGGGCCAACCGTCCACTGCAAAATAGCGGGCTAAAACGCGTTTTACATTACCGTCTAAAATACTGTGATGTTGCCCACAAGCCAATGATAATACAGCACCGGCAGTTGAACGGCCTATTCCAGGCAACGAGATAACGTCATCAATAACAGGGGGGAAAGCCCCATTGAAATTATCACGGATCATTTGTGCGGCTTTTTGCAGATTTCTAGCCCGTGCGTAATAACCTAACCCGGTCCAGTGGTGCAGCACTTCATCTTGAGGGGCGTTAGCCAGGCTTAAAATATTGGGAAAGCGCTGCATAAATTTCTGGTAGTAGGGGATCACGGTTTTAACTTGGGTCTGCTGCAACATAATTTCGGAAACCCACACGGAATATGGGTTTTTATCTTGCTGCCATGGTAAGTCTTTGCGACCATGGTTATCAAACCAAGCCAGAATTCGGTTTGCAAAAGTTGATGTTAGCTGAGACTGAGATTGCACGGGTGGTATACTGCTTCTGCGCTGTAAAATAATAGCGTGATCATACCTTAATTATCGATAAATGGTTCACTTGAAATGACAAAGACTAGCCTCGCACCTACATTATTTATTCCCCTAGAACAGCCTGTAATTTTTTACCCTGGTACTTTGTGCGACGAACGTGTTTTCATGCCTTGTTGGCAAGCTATGAACATACCTAAGCGCGCGTTTGTGCCTTTACAATGGGCTGAAACGCTAGAGCAGATGCTTGCACTGAGTGGCGACAGATTGGATTATTTTGACGAACCCGCACATTTAGTTGGTTTTTCGATGGGTGGTTATGTGGCAGCGTTAACTGCTTTGCAGCAGCCCAGCAAAGTTGCATCGCTAACTCTTATTGGCAGTTATCCAGGTCAGTTTGATGAACAAGAACGCCAAGCCCGTAAATCGATCATTGAAACCATTCAAAGTAAAAAGTATCAAGGAATGAGCGATGCTCGCATGCAAAAATTTGTTTTCTCGCTTGATAACGTTCAAGTGCTACATGCCATAAAGGCCATGGAGAGCGATTTAGGTCCTAGCGTATTGGCAACCCAGATGAGTGCGTTAAGTGATCGAGAGGACCTAACAGCACGTCTTGCTACCGCACCTTTTAAAGTGCATTTACTGGTGGGTGAGCAAGACCAAATAGCGCCTCCAGATAAAATATCCAGCTTGAGTAACCAGATAGTTAATAGCCAACTGCATATTTTTGATAATGCTGCTCATATGTTACCTCTTGAACAGCCTGTTGCACTTGCCAACTATTTTGTTGAAAATTTCAGCTAATTTATCTTTATAGCCTTGCAATACCTGTTCTGGGCGGCATAATGCGCGGCTGCTAAGTACAGCGAGATATGAGAAGAGCCATGAGCCAATTTAAAACCCAAGAAGAAGCCGCCGAATCCGGCGTTTATATCCGTAAGATCCAGAGCTTTGTTAAGCGCGAAGGTCGTTTAACAAAAGGCCAAGAGAAGGCCATTCAAAGCAATTGGGAAACCTTGGGCTTAGAGCACAAATCAGGTTTACTGAATATGGAAGACGTATTCGGTCGTACTGCACCTGTGGTCTTAGAAATTGGTTTTGGTATGGGTAAATCTTTAGTCACTATGGCTAAAAATGAACCAGATAAAGATTTTATTGGTATCGAAGTTCATCGCCCAGGTATCGGCGCATGTTTGGCCGATGCCGAAGAGCAAGGCGTGACTAATTTACGCGTTTACGAGCACGATGCGGTTGAGGTGTTAGCGAATTGTATCCCTGATGGCAGTTTAAGCCGTATGCAATTGTTTTTTCCTGATCCATGGCATAAAAAACGCCATCATAAACGCCGTATCGTACAGCCTGAATTTGTAGAAAAATTGCGTAAAAAACTAGCGTTGGGAGGTGTTTTTCATATGGCCACCGACTGGGAAAATTATGCCGAGCATATGCTCGACATTATGTCTGTTGCGCCAGGTTATAAAAATTTATCCTCCACCAATGATTATGTGCCACGTCCAGAGCAACGCCCGCTGACTAAATTTGAACAACGTGGACATCGCCTAGGTCACGGAGTTTGGGATCTAATGTTCGAGAGAGACGCCTAATGTTAACACCAGCAAGCCAAGTTTTATTACGCAGTGCCGAGCTACTCGCTCAAGGTAAGTGGTTAATCGTTAATCCAACTGATGGGTATGTCTTCTCAGAATTGGATAATTCTGACGTACATGGTTTTCATCAGTTCTTTGATGTTTTCGAGCAAAGTGTTGCACTTGCCAACGGGCGCGAAACACAGCATCAATTTGTAGCTGCCTATAACAGCGATGCCCAATTCGATGGCGCGGTGCTGTACTTACCTAAAGCCAAAGCCCATGGTCAAATGTTATTGGCTAACATTGCAGCATGTTTGAAACCTGGTGCGACATTATTGGTGGTAGGGGAAAATAAAGGCGGTATTAAAAGCGCCGCGAAACTGTTAACACCATACTCAGATAGTGTGAATAAAATAGATACTGCCCGTCACTGCGCAATGTTTGCCGCTGTTATTGATAAACCCGTGGCAGCGTTCGATATTACTCAGTGGCAGAGCATTTCTGAGCATAAAGTCGCCGAAATAACCTTTAAGGTATGTTCACTTCCCGGGGTGTTTAGCCATGGCGAATTGGACTTAGGCACAGAGTTGTTGCTGACCAGCATTGACCGAGTTGTATCTGGACGTGTATTAGATTTCGCTTGCGGTGCCGGTATTATTGGCTGTTTTGTTGGGCTCAAAAATCCTAAGTGCCAAGTGGTCATGAGCGACGTGAGTGCACTGGCAATTTATTGTTCACAGCAAAGCGCTAAGCTGAATGAACTGAATGCCTATATCATACCTTCTAATGGTTTACGTTCCTTATCGGGTAAGTTCGCTCAGGTCTTCACCAACCCTCCATTTCACACGGGTATTAAAACAGATTACTCAGTTACTGAGAATTTTATGCAGCAGTTGAAAGGTAATTTACAAGATAACGGAACGTTAATCTTGGTAGCAAATAAGTTTTTACGCTACGCCGAAGAGCTTGAAAAACAGTTTAAGTCTGTGCGCGCACTGGCAGAAACAAGCAAATTTAGTGTTTATTGTTGTCGTCGTTGAATAAAGTTATATTAGTGTGCTTGTAAAGATATATATGTTTTAAAGTCCACGTTAATCAGTATCGCTATGATTTTCCAATAGGGCAATGAATCGAAAATCCAATGGGGTATAGTGTTAATGAAAATATTATTCGTTGTATCAGAGGTTGAAGATCTGGTTAAGACGGGCGGGCTAGCTGACGTAGCCAAAGCATTGCCCATCGCTTTGCAAGAAATGGGTCATGAAGTGTGTATCGTTATGCCTTATTACAAAACACTTGCCGAACAACACCCAGGGGAAAATTGGGCTGAGCCACAGGTGCTATTTGCCAGCGATAAACCCTACAATTTCAGTATAAAGCGCTTACAAGTTGGCAATGTACCCGTTTTTGCCTTGGATTATCCTGAGTACTTTGGCCGAGACGGTTTATATTCAGATAACTACCACGCATACTCAGACAACGCTGAACGGTTTGCCTTTTTTGCTCAAGGCGCGCTACAAGTGGCTAAAGCGGTAGATTTTCAGCCAGACATAGTGCATTGCAACGACTGGCACACAGCGTTAACACCTTATTTTATGAGTATTGATGACAGTGACTTCTTCAATCGCAGTCGCAGCATTTTCACCATTCATAATGGCGCATACCAAGGCACACATCGATTCTCGGATATTCCGTTTTTACAACCTCATTACTTACTGCATTCACAATTAGACGGTGATGCATTGAATTTTGTTCGCATGGGTATTCGCTACGCTCATAAAATTAATGCTGTTAGCCCTAATTACGCCCAAGAGTTGTTATCGCCGTTGGGCTCACATCATCTGTACCACGAGTTTCAGCAGCGCCGTAGTGATCTAAGCGGCATACTCAATGGCTGCGATTACAGTCAGTGGGATCCCATCAATGACCCACATATTATTCAGACGTATACGGCTGACGATATGAGCGGCAAAGCTAGCTGCAAAATCGACTTACAAAAAGAAGCTAACGTACCTGAAGATTTATCTATACCGCTGATTGGCATGGTTTGCCGGCTGACTGA
This genomic window contains:
- the glgA gene encoding glycogen synthase GlgA, coding for MKILFVVSEVEDLVKTGGLADVAKALPIALQEMGHEVCIVMPYYKTLAEQHPGENWAEPQVLFASDKPYNFSIKRLQVGNVPVFALDYPEYFGRDGLYSDNYHAYSDNAERFAFFAQGALQVAKAVDFQPDIVHCNDWHTALTPYFMSIDDSDFFNRSRSIFTIHNGAYQGTHRFSDIPFLQPHYLLHSQLDGDALNFVRMGIRYAHKINAVSPNYAQELLSPLGSHHLYHEFQQRRSDLSGILNGCDYSQWDPINDPHIIQTYTADDMSGKASCKIDLQKEANVPEDLSIPLIGMVCRLTEQKGFGYILPMLEQLMQHNVQLVIIGTGDPQISRTLRDVAERYPSKFAFIEAFSVQKAHMLEAGSDFFLMPSLFEPCGLNQMYSLAFGTLPIVRGVGGLKDTVIDLADAPEHATGFVFEQPDSQALLACIHRALLFYHEYPDKFKATQTRAMHSRFTWHQAAEQYLALYHAAIGG
- the trmB gene encoding tRNA (guanosine(46)-N7)-methyltransferase TrmB translates to MSQFKTQEEAAESGVYIRKIQSFVKREGRLTKGQEKAIQSNWETLGLEHKSGLLNMEDVFGRTAPVVLEIGFGMGKSLVTMAKNEPDKDFIGIEVHRPGIGACLADAEEQGVTNLRVYEHDAVEVLANCIPDGSLSRMQLFFPDPWHKKRHHKRRIVQPEFVEKLRKKLALGGVFHMATDWENYAEHMLDIMSVAPGYKNLSSTNDYVPRPEQRPLTKFEQRGHRLGHGVWDLMFERDA
- a CDS encoding class I SAM-dependent methyltransferase, giving the protein MLTPASQVLLRSAELLAQGKWLIVNPTDGYVFSELDNSDVHGFHQFFDVFEQSVALANGRETQHQFVAAYNSDAQFDGAVLYLPKAKAHGQMLLANIAACLKPGATLLVVGENKGGIKSAAKLLTPYSDSVNKIDTARHCAMFAAVIDKPVAAFDITQWQSISEHKVAEITFKVCSLPGVFSHGELDLGTELLLTSIDRVVSGRVLDFACGAGIIGCFVGLKNPKCQVVMSDVSALAIYCSQQSAKLNELNAYIIPSNGLRSLSGKFAQVFTNPPFHTGIKTDYSVTENFMQQLKGNLQDNGTLILVANKFLRYAEELEKQFKSVRALAETSKFSVYCCRR
- a CDS encoding alpha/beta fold hydrolase yields the protein MTKTSLAPTLFIPLEQPVIFYPGTLCDERVFMPCWQAMNIPKRAFVPLQWAETLEQMLALSGDRLDYFDEPAHLVGFSMGGYVAALTALQQPSKVASLTLIGSYPGQFDEQERQARKSIIETIQSKKYQGMSDARMQKFVFSLDNVQVLHAIKAMESDLGPSVLATQMSALSDREDLTARLATAPFKVHLLVGEQDQIAPPDKISSLSNQIVNSQLHIFDNAAHMLPLEQPVALANYFVENFS
- the mutY gene encoding A/G-specific adenine glycosylase, whose translation is MQSQSQLTSTFANRILAWFDNHGRKDLPWQQDKNPYSVWVSEIMLQQTQVKTVIPYYQKFMQRFPNILSLANAPQDEVLHHWTGLGYYARARNLQKAAQMIRDNFNGAFPPVIDDVISLPGIGRSTAGAVLSLACGQHHSILDGNVKRVLARYFAVDGWPGKKNIEQILWQYADSLTPELRTDDYTQAMMDMGATICTRSKPKCDSCPLQQDCLAFAQGRQSALPSKKPKTTIPVKSTVMLIPMWQSQILIYQRPPSGLWGGLWGFYEADSIDTVNIRAQELALANYSTITLAPFRHTFSHFHLDIQPVILQLETPVTNKINEAQQMWYDLLSPPNVGLAAPTKKLLSVCKTQL